The proteins below are encoded in one region of Sphaerodactylus townsendi isolate TG3544 linkage group LG06, MPM_Stown_v2.3, whole genome shotgun sequence:
- the SREBF2 gene encoding sterol regulatory element-binding protein 2, with translation METGELSSMETMETLTELGDELTLGDIDEMLQFVSNQVGEFPDLFSEQLCGTFQNSSACNGNGVADLSSQRTFSQGQLQSFPPSAASPQLQAAQAKVSQSVAATAAPQRAAPPLQPRPQVQPQPRLQQQTVMITPTFSSAPQTRFIQQPVIYQNAATSFQVLQPQVQSLVTSSQVQPVTIQQQVQTVQAQRVLTQAANGTIQTLTPATVQTVAAPQVQQVPVLVQPQIIKTDSLVLTTLKADGSPVMAAVQNPAITALTTPIQTTALQTLVGSNGTILTTMPMMMGGQEKMPIKQVPGGAKQPEPPKEGERRTTHNIIEKRYRSSINDKIIELKDLVMGTDAKMHKSGVLRKAIDYIKYLQQVNHKLRQENMVLKLANQKNKLLKGFDLSSLVDNDADLKMDDFNQNALLMSPPASDSGSQAGFSPYSIDSEPGSPLLDDAKVKDEPDSPAVALGMVDRSRMLLCALTFLCLSFNPLTSLLEGQRTADSDSSVRHGSGRSILTIGSGSGGWFGWMMPTLILWLVNGVIVLSVFIKLLVHGEPVTRLHSRSSVTFWRHRKQADLDLAKGDFAAAASNLQMCLSALGRALPASRLDLACGLSWNVIRYSLQKLGLVRWLLKRTSRQRRTTEAPVGFEDEAKTSARDAALAYHKLHQLHITGKLPSSSAYSGLHMALCAVNLAECAEEKIPPSTLAEIHLTAAVGLKTRCGGKLGFLASYFLSQAQSLCSSERSAIPDSLRWLCHPLGQKFFVERSWTVKAAAKESLYCAQRNSADPIAQVHQAFCENLLEKAVESLVKPPVPNGPAGQDDEEPCEFANALEYLKLLGSFMDSLGSGTLPFTGNSVLRSAPGPDVVCRWWSSAITMTISWLKGDDVAVRSQFTNVERIPKCLEMTESALVKAVFHVCKAMNASLSSKADGQQSSFGHCERASTNLWNSLNMSSGVSSTGLNNMIQLLTCDLLLSLRTTLWQKQMNTSQAVGETYHASASELTGFQRDLGSLRKLAHGFRPAYRKVFLHEATVRLMAGASPTRTHQLLEHSLRRRTPQSSKQGQLDALPGQRERATAILLACRHLPLSFLSSPGQRAVLLAEAARTLEKVGDKRSCNDCQQMIVKLSGGTAIAAS, from the exons ATGGAGACCGGAGAGTTGAGCAGCATGGAGACCATGGAGACCCTGACGGAGCTCGGGGACGAGCTCACCCTGGGCGACATCGACG AGATGCTGCAGTTCGTTAGCAACCAGGTTGGGGAGTTTCCGGATCTCTTTTCTGAACAGTTGTGTGGCACCTTCCAGAACAGCAGTGCATGCAATGGAAATGGAGTGGCAGATCTCTCATCTCAGAGGACCTTCAGCCAGGGACAGCTTCAGTCTTTCCCACCTAGTGCAGCTTCTCCCCAGCTTCAGGCTGCGCAAGCAAAAGTGTCCCAGTCGGTTGCTGCGACGGCTGCCCCACAGCGGGCTGCCCCCCCTCTTCAGCCTCGTCCCCAGGTTCAGCCTCAGCCTCGGCTCCAACAACAGACTGTGATGATTACGCCAACTTTCAGCTCTGCTCCTCAGACACGGTTCATTCAGCAGCCTGTAATCTATCAAAATGCAGCCACAAGTTTCCAAG TGCTGCAGCCTCAGGTACAAAGCTTGGTGACTTCCTCCCAAGTTCAGCCAGTCACAATCCAGCAACAGGTGCAAACAGTGCAAGCCCAGAGGGTCCTCACACAGGCTGCCAATGGAACCATCCAGACACTAACCCCAGCCACAGTCCAGACAGTAGCTGCCCCTCAGGTCCAGCAGGTCCCA GTCCTTGTCCAGCCACAGATCATCAAAACAGACTCTCTGGTTTTAACAACATTGAAAGCTGATGGCAGCCCTGTAATGGCTGCTGTTCAGAATCCCGCCATCACAGCATTGACTACTCCTATTCAGACAACAGCCCTGCAG ACCTTAGTTGGTAGCAATGGGACCATCTTGACCACAATGCCCATGATGATGGGAGGGCAAGAGAAGATGCCAATCAAGCAGGTGCCCGGTGGTGCCAAGCAACCAGAACCaccaaaggaaggagagagacgAACAACCCATAACATTATTGAGAAGCGATATCGATCATCCATAAATGACAAGATCATTGAACTGAAGGATCTCGTCATGGGGACAGATGCCAAG ATGCACAAATCCGGGGTACTGAGAAAGGCCATTGACTACATTAAATACCTACAACAAGTCAACCACAAGCTGCGACAGGAGAACATGGTCCTGAAACTGGCTAACCAGAAGAACA AGCTGTTGAAGGGCTTCGACCTAAGCAGTCTGGTGGATAATGATGCGGACCTGAAGATGGATGACTTCAACCAAAATGCTCTGCTGATGTCCCCTCCAGCTTCAGATTCAGGGTCACAAGCAGGATTTTCTCCTTATTCAATTGACTCAGAGCCAGGAAGCCCATTGCTGGATGATGCAAAG GTTAAAGACGAACCTGACTCTCCTGCTGTTGCCCTTGGAATGGTTGACCGTTCACGAATGCTACTTTGTGCTCTCACCTTCCTCTGCTTATCCTTCAATCCTCTAACATCTCTCCTAGAAGGCCAAAGGACAGctgactctgacagttctgtacGTCACGGCTCTGGGAGAAGCATATTGACAATAGGTTCAG GTTCTGGTGGCTGGTTTGGCTGGATGATGCCTACTCTGATTCTGTGGCTTGTGAATGGTGTAATTGTCCTAAGTGTGTTCATAAAATTGCTAGTGCATGGAGAGCCAGTGACCCGGCTACACTCCCGTTCCTCTGTGACCTTTTGGAGACATCGGAAACAGGCAGACTTGGACTTGGCCAAG GGTGACTTTGCTGCAGCtgcatcaaatttgcagatgtgCCTGTCTGCCCTAGGCCGGGCACTGCCTGCCTCTCGTTTAGATTTGGCCTGTGGCTTGTCCTGGAATGTGATCCGCTACAGTCTCCAAAAGCTAGGATTGGTGCGGTGGTTGTTGAAAAGGACGTCACGGCAGAGGCGAACAACGGAGGCTCCTGTGGGTTTTGAGGATGAAGCCAAAACAAGTGCACGTGATGCAGCTCTAGCATATCATAAGCTCCATCAGCTCCATATCACAG GTAAGCTTCCATCCAGCTCCGCCTACTCAGGACTGCACATGGCACTCTGTGCTGTTAATCTGGCTGAATGTGCTGAGGAGAAGATTCCACCGAGCACATTGGCAGAGATCCACCTGACTGCTGCAGTTGGCCTGAAGACCCGCTGTGGTGGCAAGCTGGGTTTCTTGGCG AGTTATTTCCTAAGTCAGGCTCAGAGCTTGTGCAGTTCTGAGCGCAGTGCCATCCCTGACTCCCTCCGCTGGCTGTGTCATCCATTGGGACAAAAGTTTTTTGTAGAGAGGAGCTGGACAGTGAAAGCGGCTGCCAAGGAGAGTCTGTATTGTGCACAGAGGAATTCAG CGGATCCAATTGCCCAGGTACACCAAGCgttctgtgagaacctgctggagaaAGCTGTTGAATCCCTTGTGAAGCCGCCTGTTCCCAATGGGCCGGCAGGCCAAGATGATGAGGAGCCCTG TGAATTTGCTAATGCTTTGGAATACCTGAAGTTACTTGGCTCCTTCATGGACTCTTTGGGAAGCGGTACACTGCCTTTCACAGGAAACTCTGTATTGAGGTCTGCCCCAG GGCCTGATGTGGTCTGCAGGTGGTGGTCATCAGCCATCACTATGACAATCAGCTGGCTGAAGGGTGATGATGTTGCTGTGAGATCACAGTTCACCAATGTGGAGCGCATTCCTAAATGTCTAGAGATGACTGA GAGTGCCCTTGTGAAAGCCGTCTTTCATGTGTGCAAAGCCATGAACGCCTCCTTGTCGAGTAAGGCAGATGGGCAGCAGAGCTCCTTTGGCCACTGTGAAAGGGCCAGCACTAATCTTTGGAACAGTCTtaacatgagcagtggagtctcaAGCACAGGTCTCAACAAT ATGATCCAGCTGCTGACCTGTGACCTGCTCCTGTCTCTTCGTACCACTCTGTGGCAGAAACAGATGAACACCAGCCAGGCTGTGGGAGAAACCTATCATGCTTCTGCTTCTGAGCTTACTGGATTCCAGCGTGATCTTGGCAGCCTGCGAAAGCTGGCCCATGGTTTTAGACCTGCTTATCGGAAG